The Cygnus olor isolate bCygOlo1 chromosome 2, bCygOlo1.pri.v2, whole genome shotgun sequence genome contains the following window.
CTTTGCATTGTAACTCAGAAGCAGAAACTTAAGTCATGACATTGTGTGACAGGCTGCACACAGCCTCAGTTTGTtggtctccccccccccccccactatGCTGGCCCTGCTTGTTCCCTTCTGCAGTCACCTGGTGAACCACACTGGAGAATTGATCTAGCTGAGGGAAAGGTAGAGGAAGATTACTTCTCTGCTGATTAATTCAGTTAGCAATTTGGTTCACCACGTGGTTGGATGAACATCTGAGCCTGCACTGCTTAAATTGACACTGGAAAACAATGCCACtcaaagaatattaaaaaacagatacaGGCCCGTCCTTGTTTTCATGAACCTGTGACATTTCCGTGCATCAAGGACACACCTGCTTTAGCTGATAAACAGTTTTGGAATGATCTCCATTAGTGATCTGGTCCAGAAGATCATCTACTATTTTCTTGCTGTAATTTCCAGCGTCCTTCACAAATTCTTGTAAGCTAGTAGGAATGGAGATACatcattacagaaaatgtttactttcatAAAAGGTAACTTGTATGTTTTTCTCAACCTATGGTGCATTATACCTacatttcccttcttcctttacTCAATCATGCTTCTTTAGAAAAGCAATTCAGgtgttcaagattttttttaacccactACCAATaatatttcaagagaaaatttGCTGGTAGTTATGAAAAACAAGTTAGATatctcatttccttcctttaaacaagaaacagcaacaacaacaaaaaatctaagaaaacaaaacaaactttggATTAGTTCTCTCCCTCCAAGGCTGACAATGTAATGAGAAgtggcattttccttttcagggaGCTCTAACTGTTTTGAAACtccctggagaaaaaaaaaaaaaagtaatttgtttttaaaattgattgAAATCTATTACTTACATATCCAAAACCAGTTACTCCTGGGTATAAAGCAAATGGCCAAATAACTAGCAACCAATAACATCCTGTGGTCAAAGACCCATAATAACAAGATCTGGAAcagtcttaaaataaatgtgcaaattacaaaataagtaaaaaatactagatcacccccccccccaaaaaaaaaaaaataggataacagctagaaaaggaagaggatttGGAGGCTCCCAGATGACATTTAGTCCAAATTGCTTTTAGTCATAAAATTGCTCTGAAATGTTAGACCTCTTAATAAGGAAGTGTTTACCTTAAGGCACACTGTATCCCAGTTTCATCACCATATGCTGTGTATAGGAGTTCCATTTCGTCTGATTTCAAATCATGAAAAACAGAGTTGTTTTGCATGGAAAGGGCTGTACTAGCACTGGTAAGAAAGGTAACTAGACAGGTAGAAATAGGAGATGACAAATGATTAATGCAAGTGTAAGAGATTACTTGAaaaggacattttctttttcctgaaatgtacagaaatgtgtactgcagtgtttttttcctccaacagaAATCAACTGCAATATCCAAAGGAAACTCTAGAAATAATTTTAGCCAAATGAACAAATGTACATATTAccactagaaaataaataagttgagtccctccccttcccctaaTACCAGCAACCCCAAATTTTATATTCCTGCACTTCAAAAGAGcaaagtcactgaaaaaaaaaaaaaaatcgaagtTTTTCTTCAGCCATTTTCTTCAGTCAAGATTTAAccaggaaatttaaaaaacaacacttgcATGGTTTCTGTGACACTACAGTGCTACAAAACAGTGTGTTAGGAACTATTAGAAACgtcagtgctggaaaaaaaaaaaatgcacgtTTGAGTTGATCAGCACTCTTGTTTGTGAAATTCTTGTCATATGATACAACAAAGCAAATGGCCAAAAGTTTCTTTCTCAACTCCAAATGCTGTtgctcaggaaaaaatgttttcctccaCAGAAAATGGTGTACCTTAATTAAAAAGCTTCTATGGTACTTTCATTAATCAATAACCTCCTAACTAAGTTACgtttaaatatgcaaaaaaagtCATCACAATTAAAACTGCATTCCGCCGCAAATggaataattatatattatacaaATAACTAAGTGAACTTTTCCCTCAGGTATGACAGGTATGATCTGAAATTATCTTTTATCCAGAAATTGCGCAAATAAATCATCACAAAGTCAAAACATTCTTTGGCATTTACCTTTGTTTCTTCGTTCATCTTTAAAGCCCAGTGTAGTGAAGCCAGGTAATAATTTGCTTGACAGCGAACTCAGATCCACTGGGTGAGTCTCTTCCTCTAACaatttgattaaaaagaagaagatgatttttttttaaatctcgTGTTTAAAACTTACTTATGGTGAACATTTAGctgttgctattttaaaaagttgtagttactgtaaaagcaaaattctCTCTTaagatttatgtttttgttaaacatacacagaataatttaggttctccattaaatttcaaataagtGCTAAATATGTTTCTATCTCCTACTTAACTAAGTAAGCCAAAAGATCCTGCTATTTTACTTGCAAAGCATACAGCATCATCTGAAGTTCTTTTGCCAGCTGATTCATAAACATCCAACATTCAGATTttatgaaagcaataaaaacaacacaaactaAAAGCAACTACTAATCAGTAGTTTGCCTATGGAAActaaaatgatataaaaaaacCTTGTTAACGTAACTACCACTATGGCTACAGCGATATTCTTTTTTCTAAGGTTCTGAGAACTGCTTAATTAAAATGGCTaaaataatttggaatatgttttcatgataaataaataaataaaaccaagccAACTAATCTGTATTTAGGACATTTCCAGTTACTTTAAAATCTCACTGACTATGTTATGAACTCTAGTAGTAATTATACTCAGTTACTGaataacagaaagcaaatttatCACTAGAACCTTAGtaggatagaaaaaaataaactacaataaaaattcagattatAGTATTAGCTGTAAATCCAGTGTAACTACTATTAACTCTACAATCAAGAAAGACCATGGAGCATAGAAACATCAGGAAGCAGTACAGTGCTTTATAGTACACAGTGAACATTTGCTCTCCAAAAATTACCATCACTACCTAAATTTTCAGTAGCATGATTTCAGAGGTATTAATcccattcattttatttcatttgttcagAAATACGTGCATCATAGCAGCCAAAATGCTCAATTTCATTCCAGAACAATTTAATCCCAAACGAAAAAGAATGCAgacagtaaaagaaatacaggTTTGCATCTCCTTAtcaaaaaatcaacagaaatgtGACTACCCAAAAGGGTTCATGCATTCCTGATACAGGTAAGCTGTAAATCAATACCAATCTCAAAATGTACAGAGAAAGGAGTACTAAAATCAACATGACATATGGCAGCATAAGGACTATGCTATGTCATTCGTTACAAACTTTGAAGACTTCTGTATTCTGAGCTCAAAACTAAAAAGAGTGGAAAGTGTAagataatataaatattttgtggtagtaacacaaacaaaaagcacagaaaagattaaggaactacagaaaaaaaataagcaaaacttAGTTAACTTCAAACAAATTAAACCAATAATTTAGAACAGAAACGCATATACTGAATcatcttttaccttttttgaATCTGTGCATATCACATTTGTGTACCATTATAGCGatttcattcacattttgtCTATTAAATTTTAATAGTCTAGCTAGTTGGAGCAAAAGCCTGTCATCCAAGTTCTCTGTAAAGTTGTAGCAATATGTAATTGCTTATAAGGAGATATTATTTTACCTCACTGTTAGCATCATTAAAACAGAGCATCTGAAAACTTGACAGGTAAAGAGAAACATCTCCATTTAGTACCTTCAAAATAAGCTACTGGGGAAAACTGTTATGGGAGTACAAatttactaaaaagaaaaacaaaacccaacaacaaaacaaaacaaaaaaacaattcatcTGTACTGCACAGGATCTGTATGTACATTTAAGACTACAAAATCTACTAGAACATTCAATATTATAGAAAGGTTTGCTTAGAAGATTACACCATTTACCTTCTGCTTCTGGATCAGATGAATTTACTACACTAAATAATAAAGTTccatctcctcttttttttagATAACCGATCTGTAAATACAACCACAAAGACATAGATGTAATCATTCAAAACAGCCCAAACTCAAAGGAGATGCCTGCttacacagaaaattttaaaaagcatttttagcTGTATTCAGATCTTCCCAACTAGTGTTCTAACTTCTATCTGCAAGCTACTTTACTTCTTATTTTCTAGTCTAGACTGAAATACTTCTTTATGCATCTCACCCACAACTTCCTCTAATTAGAAGTACTATCGTGAACACACTATAAAAttcttaaaaaggaagaagtgcTGTGACAGACCTATCAGAGCACAAACGTGATGgtaagaagacaaaaagagatCTATCTGAAAGATGATAGAACACACTGACCTGTAAAGATCACAGGTCTGTCTGTTGCCACAACTGAGGCAACAAACTAAGCTGATGTCAGAAACTGACTACACGTGAATCATGCAAAAAATATTGTAACTTCTCagtaaagacaaaaagaaatgtatattcTACCTAAATATTTCCAAGTAAGTTTAACAATATAcctctgcttttttctgttgtttatttttatttttgcttcctctAAAAAGTTGAAAACTCTGTCCATACACAATGCCAAAGCTAATGAtggcattaaagaaaaaagaagcatcaATGCTGGAAAGAGGTATGAACAAGAATAATACCTTCAAGTGACGGCAAAAGTTAACAACAGGTGAACTTCAAGTATGTGTCAGTGTTGCCTACTGGGGTCTGCAGTGCATTGTCTAGCTGATTAACAGCCCAGATATGAAGAGCTGCATACCCTCCTTAAACAGCACTGACTTGCTCTCTTCAAAAGTGACTGCTTCATGAAAGGCATTTTCAGTAATGGTAGCAAGTAGCAGAAGATGGACATTGCTGTAAAGGTGGTGggttgtttcttgtttgtttgtttgttttttaaagaagaacCACTCTTACTTTAGAGGTTTCCAAATAGCCTTCAATCCTAGTGATTCTTCTTCCTAGCTTCAGAAATATACCAAAGAAACTAAACCTTCTCCCACTGTTCTATGAGGCTTCACTTCCTAATCCAGCTGAGCCTAAAGTGACTACAGTCAAGAGCCATGGttcaagaaatacatttaagttGGAAAACACATTACTACCACTAATGCTTCAATGCAAATCTTTCTTCTACAACAGTAGTTAAAAGATCACGTTGAAAACGCAGGATTTAGCAACATcctgaatccttttttttttgatcgCAGTGGTCACTACTGTATGTGACAATGAGAAATCAGGCCAAAGTATAATGGTGGTTCATAAGACTCCACATGATGCAACAGAAACAGGGTAACATATATCTCAACACAGACATGTAGGGAATGCCTGCAGCATTCACTCCAAACCCTAGCAggaaataacaaacaaaatcacacaGCTAAGAAAAATATAGCCTATAAACAGATCGTGCTGAAGAAAACGTACTATCACTGAGCTTTTCCTATTAGTTCCTGGAACagcataaaaaaatcaaatactttaAATGGTATCAGCATCATGTCCAAGATGATCAAGCTTGTGGTAAGCACCGTCCAAAACTCCCACCCAGACAACCCACTGCTATTTCCTCCTGGTCACTGAAGGATGTCTGTGTTTTGTAATCACACAAGAATGTGTGATAGCTGACAGCCACTACCGGTAGGTACAAGACTAAAAGAGGTTCCAGACTTCTCATTGAAAACAGTAAGTTCATACTTAAATACTTCTTAACTCTGTTAGGATCAGGGAGGAATCTTAATAAACCTTTAACCTATGCCAAAATTTGTTCCTTCTGTTGTTGCAGCATTAAGAGAGTGCCATGTTATTTTAATCGCTTTCAATACTAAGGGTTGCAATTAAGGAAACCAGATCAAAGACCGACCAATGTTCACTGTTTTCTGCAGGTAAATTTTTAAAGACGTTCAAAGCATGATACAACTTGAGATCCATTTAGGACGCCCTAAAAAGGGCTTCCATGGGAACTAAGTGATAGACAAATCACACACAGCATACGTTACCCTTCCTAGATGCTACAGTCTCACTGCAGCACTAAAGCCTATTTTCCAAGATGCAACAATGCAATTAGGCACATCATGGAATTGTGAAATTGGTCATGAAATAGACCTTGCTGTTGGGAAGATATCGACTGATCCTATCCCGAGCCTCATCTGCTGCATGTTCCACTAGTGCCAGGACGTGTTCTTCAGCAGTGCTGTCTGTCAGGCTGCACGCATTTCCCTCGGGTTCAAATATGcaactaaagaaagaaaagagtagtAGTTGtagaaattaaaagataaaacaaaggGCTAAAATTCTGAGCTTGCTAAACAGATTAGTCCCACTCCTTTCCCAGTGAGAGTCtacttttgcatttcagtagaATTATAATCATACTACGAAACTGAAGTTTTTCAGCAGAAGCTAGCTTATTAACTGTTTCTGTACCTTGATGAACATAAAGGAAGAACTTCAAGACAGAAATTGGGATTAATTTTTTTACATCATTACAAGGTGAATGTTATATGCATCCTTGGTCTCCCACATAGACAAATATGCTATTACCGCAAATTCCAAacagaaagatgcagaaaagaaattacatgaTGAGAGAATGGACAATCTGCAATTCTGTGGggaaaatatacaaacaaacaaaaaaccccaacagATTGCAATTATGAGGATTATGTCACATAGTTCCCAGAAAGAATAGGACATTACTCCCAGTCAAATAGAGATTCCTTTTAACTCCTATGTTTGTTAATATTGGCAATCAGTGTTCATACTCAGTCACACCATTCCTGTTTATCTTTTAGTAGATCACTTTTCGTTACAGCACCAGAACAATAAAACGTAACAAATAAGCACACCTCAAATGGAACAGGACATAATATCCTCGCTATTATATAACAATAGAGAAAGGCAGTATTACAAGAGGGAATGCGAAAGTACCAGTAGGATATGGCAGtcttcattaaatatataaGTAAATCTCTGTACATCAAAATCTTTTAGGGTATTATGTAGAGATTACACACTAAGGGCCAAACGCCTTAGGTACTAGGTAAGTGAATGTAGAGCACCTCTACCCAAGATCCATTTCCTTGTCCCGGGTTACCTTCTTCTATTTGCTTAgctaagatttttctttctgtatagaGATTCAGATCCAATACACAGAAAGTTTTGCTATTAAAGACAATGGAAAGATCGCAGGGTCACGAGAAAAATATGCTAAAGCTTTTTGTTCCAATGAAACTTAAGGAAATGGTGCATACAGCAGCAAACTCCTTGAAAACAGACACTTTCCATCACTCTACAGAATGCATAACAGACAAGAATTTTAAGTGAATGTTCGGCAGGTACACTggacaaaattttcaaaaaatgcttAGATATTAAGATAATCAAGTCCCTTTCTAAACTACAGCACAGAGGTCTAAACTAAcactttttgaaaacattgatttcaGCTCTTTGCTTTTAACTGTGAATTGTGAAGGCAAAAATATCTCCTACCATGTCTGATTCACTACCCAAAGTTCTTATTGTACatcaaaaagaatatttatcaCACTGGTGCCAAAATACAATTGGTTTAAAGGTCAAATTAATTAGCAAAGAAATAGTTCTGAGTACTGAAATTacataaacactgaaaagaacaggaaagtaAATTTATAGCAAAACTGATCCCAAAGAAACTGGAAAGCAGGATACAATTCACAGTCGTATATTTCACATATTCTTGACTATGTGATTGCACATTAAGGttgattttaaagacaaagCAGTACCGTGTTGCTTGGCAGtctcaatttccttttctgttagcTCTCTTTACTTGAAGACAAGCACACAAAAAGCGGCAAAGTACAAATGTACTTCTATAAGGTAGTTTACTTAAGAAGTAATCAGAAAAGGAAACCTATTGTTCTGGGTATCATACAAACCAAATAATGGTATCCaataaatcaatcaatcaatcaatcaatccATCTGTATGAGGTCCCATTATACAGAAAGCTACATTCAATTAATTCCTGTATGTAATCTATTAAACACAATACACTTTGATCATTGCCTGTTATACAGCAGCAGGTGTGTTTCTGTATGCTGACATCAGAATAGCCCCAGAATtactcagtttaaaaatatttttaaaggtttaaagATTTGCTGTCTCCTATTGccacaaaatacttttcttccctCAGATATTAAATAGGAttacaaaaatgttcttgttaCACTAAACACGTGACTGTTTAGAacttctttttaacaaaaatgtgaGAGCATCAACTTGAAGTAAGAAActacttttttcctctggatGTTTAAGAAAGAAGACTGCAGGACATATCTCCATAATCAAATTATTTGATACATAATTAGCAGTGCTCTGttacagtttgatttttatacAATTTGTCAATTAAATTCCAGTTGATGTAATGCTCTGCAATCTATCCTAGGACATCTATGTAAGACGACATTCACTAAACAAGGTAATTTCCTTCTAAATCAGGGTTTCTGGTACAATCTCctcataaaatagaaaaaaaaaactattcaatTTGTCCAAAATTAGGTTTTAGCAGTAAAGACATGATTTTGTGACAAGGGGGTACCTGTTGCTAGAAGACAGCTATTTACACTACCAAAGTATTTTACAAAGAAGCTTAGTAACATTTCACTGGGAAGAGGTTATCATCTGCTTTAGAAATAATCTTCTGTACACCTATATCCTGCCAGATAAAActaaagctaaataaaaataatttactgatCTGGTACACTTTGCCCTCTCACATAGATACTGTTCAGATTTTGATACACaccaacactttttttctttttaaaatgaacacagtGATTTTCCATCAAGTTTGACATTAGCCACAAgatcaaagtaaaaaaatcaaagttatgacaaaacatgaaaattttgtGTCTATGTTAAAAACCCTACTTATTTACTGCAGATGTAAAGAaggataaaatattaatatatacatattaacTTTAAGCTAGTGTTCAAAAGAATATGCAGTAATTCTTTGAGTTGCTTGTTTCAAGTTGGAATACACTGGATTATTAAACTACCtctaagaaataataaataaattaaattgctCATTTATCCTACGGACCACAAGGAAAAAGGACACAAGGAGTCTATTCTCAATTCTTTGCTGCTGTCTGATATTACAAAAACTGCAACAGACCAGTAAGCACACCCGTTAAAACCTTTACCTAAtaacttctttattttgctttttagatTTCTTGGTAGTCTCTACTTGTACAGGAACAACTTCAGGGACAGGTTCCTCAACTGATGTGTCTTCATCACCCAAAAGAGCTGCCTGCTGAGAAAAATCCATGTCCTGCATAAACGACATGCTGCGCTTCAAAGCTAACAGCCGTTCCTAGAATCAGAAaggacagagcagcagggaCTTAACCTTTCCCTCACAGCCAAGATGCTATGAtaatgggatgggatgggaatggCCACGGccttattttgttcttaatgcCTTGTTTCCAATGGTGATGCAACATGATTTGGTCATGGTAGCATGGCATCAGAATTTCTGCAGCCCAACTatcaagagagaaaaacaaaaacccatgCATGTGCAAAGACAGCTGCCTATTTTACACAACTCTTACCATAACAGACCTGCAACACAAATACGttcacacacacgcacacacaaaaaggagctcacaaaaataattcaattttacagactaaaatctgcatttgaataaaaaaaatgtgtgggtTTGCACATGCAGATCTGTGAAATACCTGAAACCTCCCATACACCCacccatctttaaaaaaaaaaaaggcagaaataaaacttaaatagTATCTTATTTTCAAAGTTGAACCCAGAAGCAATGTTTTATAGTTGGATTTTAGGCACTTAGATTTTAGGCACTTCCACTGACGCCTGTGGAATAAGCTCCTACAGACTTCAGTGATGCAGATGAGGCTGATAAATAAAGGTGTGTTTATAATACAAATGCCATCAAGCCTTTAAATATAGCAGCATAAATAGGTACTGCTATAATTAATGGCAGATGGATGAAATAACAAGACTGTTATTaattatgttcctttttttttttttagaatgattgaaaaaccaacaaccccaaaacaaagtatttctgctttgtttttaataggtCTCTTACTTTGCTCATCATCTTAAAGCCTGTGTGCAGTATCTTCTTGGCTAGCTTGTAGTAAACAGTATCTGGTCTGTTGTACGTCATTGCATTATCACACATAAGTTTAAAATCTGCCTGtagaatgcaaaacaaaaagctgttaaaatttcAAACTCCTTTGTTAACTGACTGGCAGTTACCATTTCATCAAGACAGCTCTGTCAAAAACATTAACCACAATAACATTCtagcagcaaaagcagaagactCATGGAAAGCCAAAAGGGAAGACTAAATTGTAAAGGTTTGagccctttttctcttttcccttatTCAGAATGCTCAGATTTGTctggaattgtttttctttgtgtataaCAAGTTTTGCCTGTACGTCAAATGTAACGTTTCCTCCTAATAAATACATATCAAACGGACAAAATGTAGAAGAACTACTATTTGTCAAATCACTTATAGGAAATCTAAGCCATGTTTTACTCACCTTGCTGGATTTttctaaggaaggaaaaaaaaaagaaagaaaaacaagccaaTGCTCGCAGCCAAGGCTACTGTTACATCAATACCACGctagaaaataacactgaagGCAGCTGATGGAATTTCATGAACTGGTTAAATAAAACTCCTTTCCTTCCAAGAGCTgacatcatgaaaaaaaaaaatcaaactgtacTGTCTGTAAAACAACAATGCATGCAATAAAGTATTACAGCAATGCCAATACCCAAAATAGCTAAGACAAGTTGCCAATAACTTTGCCACATAAGTTCTGCCAAAACACCATTCCAAATGAAGTTATATGGAAAACTATACGGAAATACACAGCTGCTATTGTATCTCACACAAAATGCTTAAGTAACTCCAGTTTTCTTGCAGACGTTTAAATTACCATTTAATCAATCTAACCCAgtctagatttaaaaaaaaaaaaaaaaaaagaaaagaaaaaaagagcagctaCAGGTTCCTTAAAAGAACTTACTCCTTTGTAATATTCTTACTCATATTTACATCTAGAAGCATGAATTCTATATAACTTCAGAGTATGTACTTAGTTTCCGAAGTAATTTGCAGTAGACTGTGGTAGAATAGGAAActgggaaacagaaaacttcCACAGcgataaataaaacaacaaacccaTTCTAATACAAAGAATATACTGAGTTCTGAATATATGCatgctaaaataatttaagaaaggCCTCTAAAATTAATCTTTGATTTCTTCGTGAGGTGTTCTGAAATAACTAAATCTCTATCAATTCACCTTGAATTCAGTGACTGATTTGTATTCATTTGCtgcaattttttccttcatagtACCAAAATCCATGGGGTGCTTTATTATCATGGAATATCCAGGAGCAATGGCATCCGtgactggaaaagcaaaaaacccATGAGGATCTTTcctaaaagtaaaaaaaaaaaaaacaaaaaaaaaaaccacaaactttTAGATTTatataagcaaacaaaatggcCATTGTTTCTATACTACATTAACGGCATAAATGGGCAGTCTTTTTAAAAACGACTGAAAACACTctcccaaaagagaaaaatacttgaaaagttCCCTGATGCAGGAGAAAATTTTGATTATGCATGCGTAGACTTTCTGAAAGAGATTCAGCTAGTTCTTGaattatgtaattatttcttgTATGCTTTCTCTATCTCTAGTTACACTCGAAATGGGTCTTTTGGCTTCACTGAGTGAAGAGGCTTCACCTCATTCAATCTTCTTGTTCGTAAGATCCtctaaaaataactgcagtgtTTACTATTTTACATTAGTTCTAAATTCAGCTTCTTACTAtataataagaaaagaaaaatcaaagatttttgtaattttcttttcaaaaatatgagCTACAGGGTTAAcataagaaaaaacacatacaaacaataaaagaaaaagcttctcCAAATCAGAAGATTATCAAGCAAGCAGGTATATATTTGCTTTGGCATCTGTCAGAGGACGTAGAATAAAACACAACTTCTTAAGTACAGTTCAATCTTTAAGCTATTACAattaataactgtttttttttttttaattccctaaATTCAGTCTTCAATATTTACTAAACCTTCAGTTGCA
Protein-coding sequences here:
- the BRD9 gene encoding bromodomain-containing protein 9 isoform X9, producing the protein MAFSREGGSGEELRTQSRRWDAGVECHDYVDKPLEKPLKLVLKVGGSEVTELSGSGHDSSYYDDRSDHERERHKEKKKKKKKKSEKEKEKHLDDEERRKRKEEKKRKREKEQCDTEGETDDFDPGKKVEVEPPPDRPVRACRNQQAENESTPIQQLLEHFLRQLQRKDPHGFFAFPVTDAIAPGYSMIIKHPMDFGTMKEKIAANEYKSVTEFKADFKLMCDNAMTYNRPDTVYYKLAKKILHTGFKMMSKERLLALKRSMSFMQDMDFSQQAALLGDEDTSVEEPVPEVVPVQVETTKKSKKQNKEVISCIFEPEGNACSLTDSTAEEHVLALVEHAADEARDRISRYLPNSKIGYLKKRGDGTLLFSVVNSSDPEAEEEETHPVDLSSLSSKLLPGFTTLGFKDERRNKVTFLTSASTALSMQNNSVFHDLKSDEMELLYTAYGDETGIQCALSLQEFVKDAGNYSKKIVDDLLDQITNGDHSKTVYQLKQRRNIPIKPLDEVKVLPVLIKEEHKVGESAGDGNTSDLDFLSMKPYSDVSLDISMLSSLGFWLVTDGP
- the BRD9 gene encoding bromodomain-containing protein 9 isoform X2, which gives rise to MGKKHKKHKAEKAEWRSASATTYSDYVDKPLEKPLKLVLKVGGSEVTELSGSGHDSSYYDDRSDHERERHKEKKKKKKKKSEKEKEKHLDDEERRKRKEEKKRKREKEQCDTEGETDDFDPGKKVEVEPPPDRPVRACRNQQAENESTPIQQLLEHFLRQLQRKDPHGFFAFPVTDAIAPGYSMIIKHPMDFGTMKEKIAANEYKSVTEFKADFKLMCDNAMTYNRPDTVYYKLAKKILHTGFKMMSKERLLALKRSMSFMQDMDFSQQAALLGDEDTSVEEPVPEVVPVQVETTKKSKKQNKEVISCIFEPEGNACSLTDSTAEEHVLALVEHAADEARDRISRYLPNSKIGYLKKRGDGTLLFSVVNSSDPEAEEEETHPVDLSSLSSKLLPGFTTLGFKDERRNKVTFLTSASTALSMQNNSVFHDLKSDEMELLYTAYGDETGIQCALSLQEFVKDAGNYSKKIVDDLLDQITNGDHSKTVYQLKQRRNIPIKPLDEVKVLPVLIKEEHKLRNTCPDSSKQIMVGESAGDGNTSDLDFLSMKPYSDVSLDISMLSSLGKVKKELDHDDNHLHLDETTKLLQDLHEAQADRVGSRPSSNLSSLSNTSERDQHHLGSPSHLSVGEQQDMVHDPYEFLQSPETSNATTN
- the BRD9 gene encoding bromodomain-containing protein 9 isoform X1, producing the protein MAFSREGGSGEELRTQSRRWDAGVECHDYVDKPLEKPLKLVLKVGGSEVTELSGSGHDSSYYDDRSDHERERHKEKKKKKKKKSEKEKEKHLDDEERRKRKEEKKRKREKEQCDTEGETDDFDPGKKVEVEPPPDRPVRACRNQQAENESTPIQQLLEHFLRQLQRKDPHGFFAFPVTDAIAPGYSMIIKHPMDFGTMKEKIAANEYKSVTEFKADFKLMCDNAMTYNRPDTVYYKLAKKILHTGFKMMSKERLLALKRSMSFMQDMDFSQQAALLGDEDTSVEEPVPEVVPVQVETTKKSKKQNKEVISCIFEPEGNACSLTDSTAEEHVLALVEHAADEARDRISRYLPNSKIGYLKKRGDGTLLFSVVNSSDPEAEEEETHPVDLSSLSSKLLPGFTTLGFKDERRNKVTFLTSASTALSMQNNSVFHDLKSDEMELLYTAYGDETGIQCALSLQEFVKDAGNYSKKIVDDLLDQITNGDHSKTVYQLKQRRNIPIKPLDEVKVLPVLIKEEHKLRNTCPDSSKQIMVGESAGDGNTSDLDFLSMKPYSDVSLDISMLSSLGKVKKELDHDDNHLHLDETTKLLQDLHEAQADRVGSRPSSNLSSLSNTSERDQHHLGSPSHLSVGEQQDMVHDPYEFLQSPETSNATTN
- the BRD9 gene encoding bromodomain-containing protein 9 isoform X8; its protein translation is MAFSREGGSGEELRTQSRRWDAGVECHDYVDKPLEKPLKLVLKVGGSEVTELSGSGHDSSYYDDRSDHERERHKEKKKKKKKKSEKEKEKHLDDEERRKRKEEKKRKREKEQCDTEGETDDFDPGKKVEVEPPPDRPVRACRNQQAENESTPIQQLLEHFLRQLQRKDPHGFFAFPVTDAIAPGYSMIIKHPMDFGTMKEKIAANEYKSVTEFKADFKLMCDNAMTYNRPDTVYYKLAKKILHTGFKMMSKERLLALKRSMSFMQDMDFSQQAALLGDEDTSVEEPVPEVVPVQVETTKKSKKQNKEVISCIFEPEGNACSLTDSTAEEHVLALVEHAADEARDRISRYLPNSKIGYLKKRGDGTLLFSVVNSSDPEAEEEETHPVDLSSLSSKLLPGFTTLGFKDERRNKVTFLTSASTALSMQNNSVFHDLKSDEMELLYTAYGDETGIQCALSLQEFVKDAGNYSKKIVDDLLDQITNGDHSKTVYQLKQRRNIPIKPLDEVKVLPVLIKEEHKLRNTCPDSSKQIMVGESAGDGNTSDLDFLSMKPYSDVSLDISMLSSLGFWLVTDGP
- the BRD9 gene encoding bromodomain-containing protein 9 isoform X10; this translates as MAFSREGGSGEELRTQSRRWDAGVECHDYVDKPLEKPLKLVLKVGGSEVTELSGSGHDSSYYDDRSDHERERHKEKKKKKKKKSEKEKEKHLDDEERRKRKEEKKRKREKEQCDTEGETDDFDPGKKVEVEPPPDRPVRACRNQQAENESTPIQQLLEHFLRQLQRKDPHGFFAFPVTDAIAPGYSMIIKHPMDFGTMKEKIAANEYKSVTEFKADFKLMCDNAMTYNRPDTVYYKLAKKILHTGFKMMSKERLLALKRSMSFMQDMDFSQQAALLGDEDTSVEEPVPEVVPVQVETTKKSKKQNKEVISCIFEPEGNACSLTDSTAEEHVLALVEHAADEARDRISRYLPNSKIGYLKKRGDGTLLFSVVNSSDPEAEEEETHPVDLSSLSSKLLPGFTTLGFKDERRNKVTFLTSASTALSMQNNSVFHDLKSDEMELLYTAYGDETGIQCALSLQEFVKDAGNYSKKIVDDLLDQITNGDHSKTVYQLKQRRNIPIKPLDEVKVLPVLIKEEHKLRNTCPDSSKQIMVKWFVENGEYRVRSLCFSGRTCML